A part of Gramella sp. MAR_2010_147 genomic DNA contains:
- a CDS encoding UDP-3-O-(3-hydroxymyristoyl)glucosamine N-acyltransferase, translating to MKFSHVHSLKEIAAIIDCDYVGDDDFPVQGMNEIHVVTPGDIVFVDHPKYYDKALESAASIVLINKEVNCPEGKALLVSDDPFRDFNKLTRHFKPFQSLNASISDSAEIGEGSIIQPNAIIGNNVKIGKNCLIHANVTIGDNCVLGDNVIIHSGTVLGGDAFYYKKRPEGFDKLLSGGRVVVQDNVEIGTNNSIDRGVTGDTIIGEGSKLDNLIQIGHDTVIGKNCLLASQIGIAGCVVVEDDVTIWGQVGIRSDIRIATGTVLMAQCGVSKDTEPNTTYWGTPFGEVRSKLREYAAIRKLPEIVKNLK from the coding sequence ATGAAATTTTCTCACGTCCATTCCCTTAAAGAAATAGCAGCAATAATTGATTGTGATTATGTAGGTGACGATGATTTTCCGGTTCAGGGAATGAATGAAATTCACGTAGTTACCCCGGGCGATATCGTTTTTGTAGATCACCCAAAATATTATGACAAAGCATTAGAGTCTGCCGCTTCCATCGTCCTTATAAATAAGGAAGTTAATTGTCCTGAAGGCAAAGCGCTTTTAGTCTCAGATGATCCGTTCAGAGATTTTAATAAACTTACAAGGCATTTTAAACCTTTTCAGAGCTTGAATGCAAGTATTTCAGATTCGGCGGAAATTGGAGAGGGTTCTATAATTCAGCCAAATGCGATTATAGGGAATAATGTAAAAATTGGAAAGAACTGTTTGATTCACGCTAATGTCACTATTGGTGATAACTGTGTTCTTGGAGATAATGTAATTATTCATAGCGGGACTGTGCTTGGAGGAGACGCTTTCTATTATAAGAAAAGACCTGAAGGGTTTGATAAGTTACTGTCTGGAGGCCGCGTTGTGGTGCAGGATAATGTAGAAATAGGCACTAACAATTCTATAGATAGAGGTGTAACGGGAGATACTATTATTGGAGAAGGTTCTAAGTTGGATAATTTAATTCAGATAGGGCACGATACGGTAATAGGAAAGAACTGTTTGCTTGCATCGCAGATTGGAATTGCGGGATGCGTAGTTGTGGAAGATGATGTAACCATCTGGGGCCAGGTAGGGATTAGAAGTGATATAAGGATTGCTACCGGCACGGTTTTAATGGCGCAATGTGGAGTTTCAAAGGATACGGAACCCAACACCACTTATTGGGGCACGCCTTTTGGAGAAGTACGTTCTAAATTGAGAGAATACGCGGCAATTCGTAAATTGCCCGAGATTGTTAAAAACTTAAAATAA
- the fabG gene encoding 3-oxoacyl-[acyl-carrier-protein] reductase codes for MKLLQGKNAIITGGSRGIGKGIAQVYAQHGANVAFTYNSSSQSAEELAKELESLGIKAKAYQSNAASFKESQDLVDQVVEDFGSIDIVINNAGITKDNLLMRMSEEDFDKVIEVNLKSIFNMTKAVQRTMLKQRNGSIINMSSVVGVTGNAGQANYAASKAGIIGFSKSMAQELGSRNIRTNVIAPGFIETEMTEKLDEKTVQGWRDAIPLKRGGKPEDIANTCVYLGSDLSSYVTGQVIHVDGGMHT; via the coding sequence ATGAAATTATTACAAGGAAAAAATGCTATAATTACAGGAGGTAGCCGCGGAATAGGGAAAGGAATTGCTCAGGTTTACGCACAACATGGAGCTAATGTTGCTTTTACTTATAACTCATCTTCTCAATCTGCAGAAGAGTTGGCCAAAGAATTGGAATCTCTAGGGATTAAAGCAAAAGCATATCAATCTAATGCAGCTAGTTTTAAGGAATCTCAGGATTTAGTAGACCAGGTTGTTGAAGATTTTGGTTCTATAGATATTGTTATTAATAATGCCGGGATCACCAAGGATAACCTTCTAATGAGAATGAGTGAAGAAGATTTTGATAAGGTGATTGAGGTAAATCTGAAATCTATTTTTAATATGACAAAGGCTGTACAGCGTACCATGTTAAAACAGCGAAATGGGAGTATCATCAATATGAGTTCAGTGGTTGGAGTGACTGGAAATGCAGGTCAGGCAAATTATGCAGCATCAAAGGCCGGAATTATAGGTTTTTCAAAATCTATGGCACAGGAGTTAGGTTCCAGAAATATTAGAACAAATGTGATAGCACCAGGTTTTATTGAAACCGAAATGACTGAAAAGCTGGATGAAAAAACAGTACAGGGATGGAGGGATGCTATCCCATTAAAAAGAGGAGGAAAGCCAGAGGATATTGCCAATACCTGTGTTTATCTTGGGAGTGACTTAAGTTCTTATGTAACGGGACAGGTGATACATGTTGATGGAGGTATGCATACCTAG
- the sucD gene encoding succinate--CoA ligase subunit alpha: MSVLVNKDSKVIVQGFTGSEGTFHAEQMIEYGTNVVGGVTPGKGGQKHLNKPVFNTVSDAVEQTGADVTIIFVPPAFAADAIMEAADAGIKVIITITEGIPVSDMVKAADYIKDRDCKLIGPNCPGVITPGEAKVGIMPGFVFKKGKVGIVSKSGTLTYEAADQVVKQGLGITTAIGIGGDPIIGTTTKEAVELLMNDDETECIVMIGEIGGQLEADAAQWVKKNGNRKPVVGFIAGETAPAGRTMGHAGAIVGGSEDTAQAKKKILKENGIHVVDSPAEIGKKVAEVLNS, encoded by the coding sequence ATGAGCGTTTTAGTTAATAAAGATTCTAAAGTAATTGTGCAGGGTTTCACGGGAAGTGAAGGTACTTTCCATGCTGAGCAGATGATAGAATATGGTACAAATGTGGTTGGTGGTGTAACTCCAGGTAAAGGAGGGCAAAAGCACCTTAACAAACCGGTTTTCAACACGGTTTCTGATGCTGTAGAGCAAACAGGAGCAGATGTGACCATTATTTTTGTACCGCCAGCTTTTGCTGCAGATGCGATTATGGAAGCAGCAGACGCAGGTATTAAGGTGATTATTACGATTACTGAAGGTATTCCGGTTTCTGACATGGTAAAGGCTGCAGATTACATCAAAGATCGTGATTGTAAATTGATTGGTCCTAACTGTCCTGGTGTGATTACTCCGGGTGAAGCAAAGGTTGGTATTATGCCAGGTTTTGTATTCAAAAAAGGAAAAGTAGGAATCGTTTCTAAATCTGGTACTTTAACTTATGAAGCTGCAGATCAGGTGGTGAAGCAGGGTCTTGGAATTACTACGGCTATTGGTATTGGTGGAGATCCAATTATTGGAACTACCACGAAAGAGGCTGTTGAATTGTTGATGAATGATGATGAGACTGAATGTATCGTAATGATCGGTGAAATCGGTGGTCAGTTAGAAGCAGATGCAGCTCAGTGGGTGAAGAAAAATGGTAATAGGAAGCCAGTTGTTGGTTTTATTGCCGGTGAAACTGCTCCTGCAGGTCGAACTATGGGTCATGCAGGTGCAATCGTTGGAGGCAGCGAAGATACTGCGCAGGCTAAGAAAAAGATTCTTAAAGAGAATGGAATTCACGTGGTGGACTCTCCAGCTGAAATTGGAAAGAAAGTAGCTGAAGTTCTTAACTCTTAA
- a CDS encoding nuclear transport factor 2 family protein, which produces MGLRTKEIVKEFYESNFYKDEDVLRSFLHPEVELSWYGTTGLRKLNLKGIAEISEQLAESYESLRAEVDKVVAKNDDVAIHFTYHVRTIENPEEEMPLAHFIAIWEIKDGKLFKGVQISQLGEEIDESPWT; this is translated from the coding sequence ATGGGTTTAAGAACAAAAGAGATTGTAAAAGAATTCTATGAATCCAATTTCTATAAGGATGAAGACGTTCTAAGAAGTTTTCTTCATCCCGAGGTTGAACTTTCCTGGTATGGAACAACCGGTCTAAGAAAATTAAACCTTAAGGGAATTGCAGAAATTAGCGAACAACTTGCTGAATCTTATGAGTCTCTTAGAGCGGAAGTTGACAAAGTGGTTGCTAAAAATGATGATGTAGCGATCCATTTTACTTATCACGTTCGAACTATTGAAAACCCTGAAGAAGAGATGCCTTTGGCCCATTTTATCGCAATTTGGGAAATTAAAGATGGAAAATTATTTAAAGGCGTTCAAATTAGCCAGTTGGGAGAAGAAATAGATGAAAGTCCCTGGACCTAG
- the lpxA gene encoding acyl-ACP--UDP-N-acetylglucosamine O-acyltransferase: MNQPLAYVHPGAKIAKNVVIEPFATIHNNVVIGEGTWIGSNVSIMEGARIGKNCSIFPGAVISAVPQDKKFNDEDTLTVIGDNTTIRECVTINRGTTDRMKTVIGNNCWIMAYCHIAHDCIVGDNCIFSNNSTLAGHINVGEHVILAGMAAIQQFCSIGKHAFVTGGSLVRKDVPPFVKAGREPLSYVGINSIGLRRRGFSTEKIREIQDIYRILYQKNYNNSQAVAIIEAEMQATAERDEILEFIKNSQRGIMKGYFSSN; the protein is encoded by the coding sequence ATGAACCAACCCTTAGCATATGTGCATCCGGGAGCTAAAATTGCCAAAAATGTGGTAATTGAACCTTTTGCGACAATACATAATAATGTAGTGATTGGAGAAGGTACCTGGATTGGTTCCAATGTTAGTATAATGGAAGGTGCCCGCATCGGGAAAAATTGTAGTATTTTCCCCGGCGCAGTAATTTCGGCAGTTCCACAGGATAAAAAATTTAATGATGAAGATACTCTAACGGTTATTGGAGATAATACTACCATTAGAGAATGTGTGACCATAAACAGGGGTACCACAGATAGGATGAAGACAGTAATTGGTAATAACTGCTGGATCATGGCCTATTGTCACATCGCGCACGATTGTATTGTAGGTGACAACTGTATTTTTTCGAATAACAGTACCCTTGCAGGTCATATAAATGTTGGTGAACATGTAATTCTTGCGGGAATGGCAGCGATTCAGCAGTTTTGTAGTATTGGAAAACACGCTTTTGTAACCGGAGGTTCTTTGGTTAGAAAAGATGTTCCGCCATTTGTAAAGGCAGGACGTGAACCTCTAAGTTATGTGGGTATAAACTCCATTGGTTTAAGAAGAAGAGGATTTTCTACTGAAAAGATCAGGGAAATACAGGATATTTACAGGATTTTATATCAGAAAAATTATAACAATTCTCAGGCGGTGGCTATTATTGAAGCAGAAATGCAGGCAACGGCTGAAAGGGATGAAATATTAGAATTTATTAAAAACTCACAGCGAGGTATCATGAAAGGATACTTCAGCTCAAACTAA
- a CDS encoding BlaI/MecI/CopY family transcriptional regulator, whose product MELSNSEEQLMQILWKKEKAFMKELLEAYPEPKPALTTVATLLKRMQDKNFVGYVQEGRSREYFPKVTKKSYFSKQMNGMIKSFFNDSASQFASFFTEESNLSEKELKDLRKLIDEKLKDK is encoded by the coding sequence ATGGAACTTTCAAACTCAGAAGAACAATTGATGCAGATCCTTTGGAAGAAGGAAAAAGCCTTTATGAAAGAATTATTGGAGGCTTATCCAGAGCCTAAACCTGCACTCACTACTGTGGCTACTTTGTTGAAACGCATGCAGGATAAAAATTTTGTTGGGTACGTTCAGGAGGGGAGGTCACGCGAATATTTTCCAAAGGTTACTAAAAAGAGCTATTTCTCTAAGCAGATGAACGGGATGATAAAAAGTTTCTTTAATGATTCAGCTTCACAATTTGCTTCCTTTTTTACAGAGGAATCAAATTTATCTGAAAAGGAACTTAAGGATTTGCGCAAGCTCATAGATGAAAAGTTAAAGGATAAGTAA
- a CDS encoding glycerophosphodiester phosphodiesterase family protein produces MPRKVKIYSAFAIVAILIACLALWNPLRLKPASNDLYKAEDIILVAAHRGSHKNLPENSFSSINESIRNEIDIVEVDVRKTKDQKFIILHDEKLDRTTTGTGLAHKKSYAEIKRFQLKFDNKATNEKVPGLREVLQRSKGKIIINLDCKFDDIASLKKVVKIISEYQMESSVLLNISDLKLIPVIHKYNPDIRMMPVVQRERKIKQLINYQYIKIVQVPNQSYSEKLLEELDNNDISIWVNSLKKYDKLESEGKNGFEKLIKIKKVAVIQTDHPEDLLIFLRKKGLHP; encoded by the coding sequence ATGCCTAGAAAAGTAAAAATATATTCTGCTTTTGCTATAGTTGCCATCTTAATAGCGTGTTTGGCACTATGGAATCCTCTCAGGCTCAAACCTGCAAGCAATGATCTATATAAGGCCGAAGATATTATCCTTGTGGCTGCCCATCGAGGTTCCCATAAGAATCTTCCTGAAAATTCATTTTCCTCAATAAACGAAAGTATTAGAAATGAAATAGATATAGTTGAAGTTGATGTGAGAAAAACTAAAGATCAAAAATTCATCATCCTGCATGATGAAAAGCTTGATCGCACTACCACAGGAACTGGTTTAGCTCACAAAAAAAGCTATGCAGAAATTAAAAGGTTTCAGCTAAAATTTGACAATAAGGCAACAAACGAAAAAGTTCCGGGATTAAGAGAGGTGCTTCAGAGATCAAAGGGAAAAATTATAATTAATCTTGATTGTAAGTTTGACGATATAGCGTCCTTAAAAAAAGTAGTGAAAATTATTTCAGAATATCAAATGGAAAGTTCTGTACTATTAAATATCAGTGATTTGAAACTCATACCCGTTATACATAAATATAATCCGGATATCCGAATGATGCCTGTTGTTCAAAGGGAGCGAAAAATAAAGCAACTAATAAACTACCAATATATTAAGATCGTCCAGGTGCCCAACCAGTCTTATTCAGAAAAACTCCTGGAGGAATTGGATAATAACGATATTTCAATTTGGGTCAACTCTCTTAAAAAATATGATAAGTTGGAGAGTGAGGGTAAAAATGGTTTTGAAAAGTTGATCAAGATCAAAAAAGTAGCGGTCATTCAAACAGATCATCCTGAAGACTTACTGATATTTCTTCGTAAAAAAGGACTTCATCCTTAA
- the lpxD gene encoding UDP-3-O-(3-hydroxymyristoyl)glucosamine N-acyltransferase, producing MKFTATQIAEILDGKVEGNPEAEVSELAKIEEGSEGSLTFLSNPKYTSFLYTTNASITIVNNDFEVEQPVNTTLIKVKDAYKAFSTLLEYYNQIKLNKSGIEQPSHISESAEYGEGLYLGSFAYIGDNVKIGENAKIYPNVYIGDNVKIGDNVTIFPGVKIYSESLIGSEVTIHSGVVIGADGFGFSPGDQGEYSKVPQIGNVIIEDYVDIGAATTIDRATLGSTIIRKGVKLDNHIQIAHNVEIGENTAIAAQTGIAGSTKIGKNCLIGGQVGIAGHLTIGNRVKIQAQSGIGRDIRDDEMLQGSPAIGYSDYNKSYIHFKNLPKTMNIIHQLEKKINNG from the coding sequence ATGAAGTTTACTGCAACGCAAATAGCCGAGATACTAGACGGCAAAGTTGAAGGCAATCCTGAAGCGGAAGTTTCAGAATTAGCCAAAATTGAAGAGGGGTCTGAAGGCTCCCTAACTTTCTTGAGCAATCCTAAATACACTTCTTTTTTATATACCACCAATGCTTCAATCACAATTGTAAATAATGATTTTGAAGTAGAGCAACCCGTAAATACGACACTTATTAAAGTGAAGGATGCCTATAAGGCGTTTTCTACTTTACTTGAATACTACAATCAGATCAAACTGAATAAATCAGGAATTGAGCAACCAAGTCACATTTCAGAATCAGCCGAATATGGAGAAGGACTTTATTTAGGCTCTTTTGCTTACATTGGTGATAATGTGAAAATTGGCGAAAATGCAAAGATCTATCCTAATGTATATATTGGAGACAATGTGAAGATTGGGGATAACGTAACAATTTTTCCGGGTGTGAAAATCTATTCTGAAAGTCTTATAGGTAGTGAGGTTACTATCCATAGCGGTGTTGTGATAGGTGCAGACGGATTTGGGTTTAGCCCGGGAGATCAAGGAGAATATAGTAAAGTGCCTCAAATAGGAAATGTGATCATTGAAGATTATGTAGATATTGGTGCCGCTACTACTATAGATAGAGCAACACTTGGCTCCACAATTATTAGAAAAGGAGTAAAGCTCGATAACCATATTCAGATCGCTCATAATGTTGAAATTGGCGAAAACACGGCTATAGCTGCTCAAACAGGAATTGCCGGCTCAACTAAAATTGGTAAGAATTGTTTGATAGGTGGCCAGGTTGGAATCGCAGGACATTTAACCATTGGAAACCGCGTTAAAATACAGGCGCAATCGGGAATTGGCCGTGATATTAGAGATGACGAAATGCTCCAGGGATCTCCTGCGATAGGATATAGTGATTACAATAAATCATATATTCATTTTAAGAATTTGCCAAAAACTATGAATATTATACACCAACTGGAAAAAAAGATAAATAATGGCTGA
- a CDS encoding M56 family metallopeptidase — MIAFVIKSGLCLLVLFSFYKLFLESENFHKIKRVYLILTLVVSLILPLITISYTIEVPVEEVGETTVWNAPGTKAVPLETPWWQDQLPNILLIIYIIGFLVFSFRFIKNLRALITEANRNDQLKDLPYIYVLLQKKLAPHSFFQYIFLNKKQFRNEKIASAVIEHEKAHVDQKHSFDLLFIELLHIIFWFNPVFIFIQRSIRLNHEFLADGSVLQKAYNPLEYSNILFQYSSGHHHNSLSSPISHSLIKKRIIMITKSFSLKRLVLKSIIFLPVFGGCVYLFNEDIVAKPVLASEENPISFIEAPLKIEDNKHATIKNGNLVNGIQEPKIKIKVEGNKLWLNEKATKPEEFTDAVNDITANWSDEDLKNASIHMNTKNSEPAFMERLDREFANTKLAKISGHGFLPPPPPMPPAAGDVPPPPPPAPEAEHSIHSKDAHRERAREWRHMKDAERKMIAEERKEIQEIKEEIKDDARLTREERAKMQEKVREKQIEINRKMREIERKRRKVEREHVDMDRARKHRDIPVPPNPPAPPNPADAIDDIKREGGSFYYNGKEIDAEKAKQLVQNNDNIQIHVKKGSGENKARFEISDN; from the coding sequence ATGATAGCATTTGTTATAAAATCAGGTTTATGTCTTTTAGTGCTTTTCAGCTTTTATAAGTTATTCCTGGAAAGCGAAAATTTCCATAAGATCAAAAGAGTCTATTTGATCCTAACGCTTGTAGTGTCTTTAATACTTCCTTTAATCACAATTAGTTATACAATAGAAGTGCCTGTTGAAGAAGTTGGTGAGACTACAGTCTGGAACGCTCCAGGCACAAAAGCTGTACCCTTAGAAACCCCCTGGTGGCAGGACCAACTTCCTAATATTTTATTGATCATTTATATTATTGGCTTTTTAGTCTTCAGTTTCAGGTTTATCAAGAACTTAAGAGCATTGATAACGGAGGCTAATAGGAATGATCAACTTAAAGATCTTCCCTATATCTATGTATTACTGCAAAAAAAACTGGCTCCACATTCCTTTTTTCAATATATATTTCTAAATAAGAAGCAATTTCGTAATGAGAAAATAGCGAGTGCGGTGATCGAGCATGAAAAGGCGCACGTAGATCAAAAACATTCTTTTGATTTGCTCTTTATAGAATTGCTACATATTATTTTCTGGTTCAATCCGGTTTTTATTTTCATCCAGAGATCCATCAGGCTTAACCATGAGTTTCTGGCAGATGGAAGCGTACTGCAAAAAGCTTACAATCCATTAGAATATTCAAACATTTTATTTCAATATAGTTCCGGGCATCATCACAATTCATTATCAAGTCCAATAAGTCATTCATTAATCAAAAAACGAATTATTATGATTACAAAAAGTTTTTCGCTCAAGCGATTGGTACTAAAGTCTATTATTTTTCTGCCTGTTTTTGGGGGCTGCGTATATCTCTTCAATGAAGATATCGTTGCGAAGCCTGTGCTGGCCTCAGAAGAAAATCCCATTAGTTTTATTGAAGCCCCATTGAAAATTGAAGATAATAAGCATGCTACAATTAAGAATGGAAATTTAGTTAATGGTATTCAAGAGCCAAAAATTAAAATTAAGGTAGAGGGTAATAAGCTTTGGTTAAACGAAAAGGCAACAAAACCGGAAGAGTTTACAGATGCTGTAAATGATATTACAGCGAATTGGTCTGATGAAGATCTTAAAAACGCTAGTATCCATATGAATACTAAAAATTCTGAGCCAGCTTTTATGGAAAGGTTAGACAGGGAGTTTGCCAATACAAAATTGGCAAAGATCTCCGGACACGGATTTTTGCCACCGCCACCTCCAATGCCGCCTGCTGCTGGAGATGTACCACCACCGCCACCACCAGCACCTGAGGCAGAACATAGTATTCATTCGAAGGATGCTCACAGAGAAAGAGCTAGGGAATGGAGACATATGAAAGATGCAGAAAGAAAAATGATTGCAGAAGAAAGAAAAGAAATTCAGGAAATTAAAGAAGAAATAAAAGATGATGCCCGTTTAACTCGTGAAGAGCGTGCAAAAATGCAAGAAAAAGTAAGAGAAAAGCAAATTGAGATCAATCGAAAGATGAGAGAGATTGAGCGAAAACGTAGAAAAGTTGAAAGAGAACATGTAGATATGGATAGAGCAAGAAAGCATCGGGATATTCCTGTTCCTCCAAATCCGCCTGCTCCACCAAATCCCGCAGATGCCATTGATGATATTAAACGGGAGGGGGGTAGTTTCTATTATAACGGAAAAGAAATAGATGCCGAAAAAGCGAAACAACTCGTTCAGAATAACGATAATATCCAGATTCATGTAAAGAAGGGCAGTGGAGAGAATAAAGCCCGATTTGAAATAAGCGATAATTAA
- a CDS encoding bifunctional UDP-3-O-[3-hydroxymyristoyl] N-acetylglucosamine deacetylase/3-hydroxyacyl-ACP dehydratase — protein MADRISKQRTIQKEVSLEGVGLHTGKEVKLTFKPAPENTGYVFVRTDLEGNPQVEADVSYVVNTQRGTNLEKNGVTIQTSEHVLAACVGLEIDNLYLELNASEPPIMDGSSKFFVEALEKAGTVEQEADRDEYVVNEIICYRDENGSEIIAMPADEYQVTTMVDFGTKVLGTQNASIEHLSEFKTEIANSRTFSFLHEIETLLEHGLIKGGDLNNAIVYVDKEISEETLKKLRIAFNRDEISVKPNGILDNLNLHYPNEAARHKLLDVLGDVALVGTRIRGKIIATKPGHHVNTEFAKKLAKVIKAEKRNNVPKVDLTQPPLMDVNDIMDTLPHRSPFLLVDKIYELTDSHVIGMKNVTMNEPFFVGHFPGKPVMPGVLQVEAMAQTGGILALKSVPDPENYLTFFMKIDNVRFKRQVVPGDTLIFKLELLAPIRRGICQMQGYAYVNGQLATEAVLMAQIVKSK, from the coding sequence ATGGCTGATAGAATTTCAAAACAAAGAACCATTCAGAAGGAAGTCTCTCTGGAAGGTGTTGGCCTCCATACAGGTAAAGAGGTAAAGTTAACCTTCAAACCTGCACCGGAAAATACAGGATATGTTTTTGTAAGAACCGATCTTGAAGGAAATCCTCAGGTAGAGGCAGATGTAAGCTACGTGGTAAATACACAACGAGGCACAAACCTTGAAAAAAATGGAGTAACCATACAAACCTCAGAACATGTACTGGCGGCCTGTGTTGGATTAGAGATAGACAACCTTTATTTAGAATTGAATGCATCAGAACCTCCAATAATGGATGGATCTTCAAAATTCTTTGTAGAAGCCCTTGAAAAGGCAGGAACGGTTGAGCAGGAGGCAGATAGAGATGAATATGTAGTGAATGAAATCATCTGCTACCGTGATGAAAACGGAAGTGAGATCATAGCAATGCCTGCTGATGAATACCAGGTAACTACTATGGTTGATTTCGGTACCAAAGTACTTGGGACTCAGAATGCTTCTATAGAGCATTTATCTGAATTCAAAACTGAAATTGCCAATTCAAGAACCTTTAGTTTTTTACATGAGATCGAAACATTGTTGGAGCATGGCCTTATTAAAGGTGGTGATCTAAATAATGCGATCGTATATGTAGATAAAGAGATTAGTGAAGAAACTCTCAAAAAGCTTAGAATCGCTTTTAACAGGGATGAGATTTCAGTAAAACCAAATGGAATTCTTGATAATCTCAACCTGCATTACCCAAATGAAGCTGCAAGACATAAATTACTTGATGTACTGGGAGATGTTGCGCTGGTAGGAACTCGAATTAGAGGAAAGATCATTGCAACCAAGCCGGGACATCATGTAAATACTGAATTTGCCAAAAAACTGGCAAAGGTGATCAAGGCGGAGAAAAGGAATAATGTTCCTAAGGTAGATCTAACTCAACCACCATTGATGGATGTAAATGATATCATGGATACTTTACCTCACAGATCTCCGTTTCTTTTGGTGGATAAGATCTATGAGCTTACAGATTCCCATGTGATCGGGATGAAGAATGTCACCATGAATGAACCATTTTTCGTTGGTCATTTTCCAGGAAAACCAGTGATGCCAGGAGTTTTACAGGTTGAAGCTATGGCACAAACCGGAGGGATTTTAGCATTAAAATCGGTTCCAGATCCTGAGAATTATCTCACTTTTTTCATGAAAATCGATAATGTGAGGTTTAAGAGACAGGTAGTTCCGGGAGACACTTTAATTTTTAAGCTAGAATTATTAGCTCCAATAAGACGTGGAATTTGCCAGATGCAGGGTTATGCATATGTAAATGGACAACTTGCCACGGAAGCCGTATTAATGGCACAAATCGTAAAATCAAAATAA
- the efp gene encoding elongation factor P, which produces MASTSDIRNGLCIRYNHDIYKIIEFLHVKPGKGPAFVRTKLKSVTTGKVLENTFSAGHKIEDIRVETHKFQFLYEDGEFFHFMNVEDYTQIRLTENALDQPKLLKEGEVVTILINTEDNMPLSVDMPASVVLEVTHTEPGVKGNTATNATKPATVETGFEVNVPLFINEGDKIKIETDKGTYKERIKE; this is translated from the coding sequence ATGGCATCAACTAGTGATATAAGAAACGGACTTTGTATTCGATACAACCACGATATATATAAGATTATTGAATTTCTTCATGTAAAGCCAGGTAAAGGCCCGGCTTTCGTAAGAACAAAATTAAAAAGTGTAACTACCGGGAAAGTTCTGGAAAACACTTTTTCCGCAGGACACAAAATCGAAGATATTAGAGTGGAGACTCATAAATTTCAGTTCCTCTATGAAGATGGTGAGTTCTTTCACTTTATGAATGTGGAAGATTACACTCAGATAAGACTAACTGAAAATGCTTTAGATCAGCCAAAACTTTTAAAAGAGGGGGAGGTTGTTACTATCCTTATTAATACTGAGGATAATATGCCGCTTTCAGTAGATATGCCGGCAAGCGTTGTTCTTGAAGTTACACATACAGAACCTGGAGTAAAAGGAAATACGGCGACCAACGCCACAAAGCCTGCTACGGTTGAAACCGGTTTTGAAGTAAATGTTCCTTTGTTCATTAATGAGGGTGATAAGATCAAAATTGAAACAGATAAGGGTACTTACAAAGAAAGAATTAAGGAGTAA